Genomic segment of Prionailurus viverrinus isolate Anna chromosome B4, UM_Priviv_1.0, whole genome shotgun sequence:
TTCCCCCAGAGCTTACAGCCAGGTGTGTGTCAGAGTTCTGAGGACCAGACTTTGGATTAGCATGTGATTAGCATATGATTTGCATGTGATATGTGCCTTCTACTCTGAGGAAGTTTTCGTGTTAAAATTTTATGAAGTCTAGTGGAAAGGTCCTGGCTCCTTGAAGgttctctctttttgttccttCTCCCACACTCCTTGTCACTGACCCAGGCCCGCTCAAGGGAAGAAGAAGAGTGAGGAGATGAGCAATAGAGGGCTCATGGGAGGAAAGATCCTAGCAGTGTGACCTGTCCCTGTCACTTGCAGTGTAATCTCcacaggcctcagtttcctcgtttgtAAGAGGAGGCGAACCAGCTGGCTGACGTCACATTAAGATCTAAGAAAGCACTTTTGTTTCCTTGCACTCTCTCCTTCCTCACTTTTCAGGGTAATTCATAGCGTGGCCCCCCTCCCCTCACAAACATTCTGGCTTCCTGTTCCCACATCTAAGACTATGCAGAGCTGGAAGCAGCCTGGGTTGCCTGGTACCAGACGCCTGGTATGAAGAGAAAAGAACTTTGCACACCTGAGGGGACAGGGGATAACATGGAAAGGGAAATAATACTGTTTTGTAGGGCTTTTATATGCACGTTCTTACTACGTCCTCGAAGCACCCCTGAGTGGTGGATatatttgtctccattttacagatgaggaaactggtcCCAGAAAGGAGACCATGGCTTGTCCTGTATCACCCTGTAAGTGGCAGGCCTAGGACTCGAGTTTTGATCTCTGTGCCCCGGAGAAGAGAAATGGCACCGGAGGCAGTGGAAGGGTGAAAGAGGCAGGACAGGAGTGGGGGGCGAGATTTGAATGAGTCTCAGGGGAGACCTATGTGTGTGGGGCCGGCAGTTGGCTCAGTGTCCCTGATCCCTCACCCCAGCGCTGTGGAGCCTGACACCCAACAGGTGCTCAATTGTTAGCTAACGGTTGGCAGAAGTTAGCAGCGGAGAGGAGTTGTTCAGAAGGAAGAGGAGTGGGCAGAgaaaagggatggagaaagaaaccaaacaaatcgGAGGAAAATGTTATCAAGAGGTGAATGAGAGGAAAGCTGGCCAGGAGGGCTGAGGACCGCTCTCCTCCCACCATGGGTGGGGAAACAGTCATGGCCCAAGATGCTGCGCACCCTTTGCCCCATTGCTCCACAGGCCTCGGCCACAAGACGAGAGGGTCAGTGTGCCATCCGGCCTAGGGCTTCCATTCCCCTCCGGCACCGCAGCTCTGTACAGCCTTGGGCTCAAAGGGCCGCGCTGACTCCCACAGGGAGGGGTAGTGATTGTTTGCAAGGTGTTTGTCAGGCCAGATCGCGCTGCTGACTTACTTCCTCAGCCCTTGACCCCTGGCCAGGTGCGTCTCCTCGCCCTagcctccctctccacctccttttgctctccctggcccccaccctccGCCGGCTCCAGCTTCCAGTTAATGAAATGTGGCGAGCGGCCGCACAGACAGCTGTCAGACCCCTCATTTCTCCGCCGGGATATTGGATCCGCGCTGGGAAACCGAcaggtgagcagaggaggggtttGCGGGGGGGCCGAAGGAGGGGCGTCAGCTGGCGAGAGCCGGGAGCCCAGGAGGCAGCGCCAAGCTCGAAGCCTCGAGGGCAAGGCTAAGCGGGTCGGCCCTAGGATGCTCTTTCTGTTGGTGGCACCtagctctttcctcttctccaacAAGCAGGAGACGTAACGAGCCCCATATCCAGCGCGCCCAGAACCGGGTCGACCCGGGACGCCTGGTCCTGCGCCCTAGGCGGGCCCGGCTCCCGTGTGCGCCGCGCGCAGCGCCTCTGAGCCGGCAGCCGTGGCCCGGTgcttcctcccacctccttccatccttTCCTTCTTGCTCCCCCTCCTTTCCGCGCTCCCTCCCCGGCGGCCGCGGCCTTTATTAGGGATTCCGCGGCTGTCGGTCCCGCCATCCATCCTGTCCGCCGGCAATTAGGCGGCCAGACAAAGAGCAGCTTCGGATGGATGAGGGTCCCGGCGGATCGGAAATGTGAAGGGTCAGCGCTGCCGCCCGCGGCGCACCCCGCTCCCCCCTCCGCATAATCACCGGCCGCCCGTCACTCAGCCGGCCGCCCGGGGAGCTCCGGGGCCCGGGCTGGGGAGAGGGCGGGGGTGGGACTGCAGCCTAGGCGCCTAGGGCTAGGAGAGAGCGGACCAGCAACAGGGACGCCTCCTGCGGGAAAACTGAGGACTGCGGGAGGCCGGAGGCacctgcaggagagagagagagagagagagagagagagagagagagagagagagagcaggataTGGCCCCCGGCGTGACCTGAAGGCGGACTGGAGGACCGCTGCCTTGGGGGCTTCCAGTGCGGAAGCGGGGATCTAGCTGCAGAAGAGGGTGGtggcccaggcgccccctgctggGAGACTGGGGGACGAAGTCCTAACGGTCTCTGGTCTATACAGGTGGAACTGCGCCCAAGAGGAGCTTTCCTAGGGAAACTGAGGGTCTGTAACCTGGTGCGCCTCCTATTGGAATAGAGTGATACTGTGCTTCTATTCCCCGATCTCTCACGCAAAATCCAACCCATCCACATGAAATCCAGAAAAGCTCCAAGGCTGGGAGAACCCGCACGGAGCCAAGAGGAAGTTCAAGGAGTCCGGGTTTTACTGCGGATTCTTTGGCTCTAGCTCCCAGCTGACAAATCAACATCTCAATCTGACAATTAGTGGtcgaggtggggggagaggggctctCGTCGCCTGGGCCGCTTAGCCCTCACAGCGGGCGGCAGAGAGGTGGGCGGTGGCTGGCAGTGATGAACGACTCCGGGGGGGCCCGGGGCCCGGAGCGCGCATTCATTACTCGACTGACAGGCGGACGGCGGGCCGGCGAGCAGCTAGTGGACGTGCGGGGAAAGAGGCCAGTGGCAGGAGGGAGAGTAAGGGAGGCGTTTAATAGCCCCACCGCTGGGTCAGCTCCCGGTTCTTTGCCTCTATCTTGGTACTTGACTTCTTGAGCTCTGGCTCACAGCTGTTGGAGCTGGCTCTGGTTGTAGAATTTGGCGGCCGGGGGGGGCCGGGACCTAAGCCCTCTCTTTGGGTTAGGCGATTTAAGGTCTAATATCAATAGAGTGTGTGGACAGGCCTTAAGACTGGGCGCTTCAGCTTGACCTGGGAGGCATTGTGCATGTCTGTGCACACAGAGATGGCGTGCGTGACAGGGATGGATGAGTGTGGATCACACGTGTAAGTCAGTGACAGCGTGGGTCAGCGTTAGGAATGTGTCGACCTGATTTTGTCAGTGGTGGTGTGTGTTGTCTGAGGATCAGCTGCAGCCTCTTCCTTCATGcctgtgctccccccccccccactacttgctgtcagctctctctctctctccagttctGTAGGAAATGGCAGTGTGCACAGTGACAGCTGAGGTatgctgctgggggtgggggggatagaTGTTAACTGTGAGGATGCTGGTCTGGACAACTGCTCCTTTCCACCATTTCCACCCAAAATGTCACCTGTTCCCCAAGCTTTCTGAAAGTAGTGGATGCTTTTTGCAAAGCTTGGAGACCCATTTGCTGAGTCCTGGGGAAGGAAGTGGTCACTACTAGAGTTTTCTATAGTCCACACTCCTACATATACACAATCTTCATCACATACAGGATGTGCTCTCCAGCCCATCTGGGTCCCCAGGTGGTCAGAGAGGAGAAGGTGGGTCTCAGGCACAGGTCAGATCATCAGACCTCCAAGAGAGCCCATCTCTTTGGGGCCTGGGCTAGTGGCCCTTGGGACCCTTACCTTTTGGACCTTAGGTCCAGTTACTAGTTGATACCTTGGGAGAGTAATGCTAATTATAGTCTGATTCCTTACCCCAATAACTCTCTTTCTTCACCTGGCTttgtcctcccccactctcaaacaCACTAAAAGGTCAACCCGAACTTTCTTCCCAGCCCTGAATCTCCTAGGTCTATAGGGCAGAGTTGGGGGTGACTCTGGATCTCTGGTTGCCTGCTTTGTTTGCTGGCTCTCAGCCACCTTCCCTTCGCCTTGCTCTTCCTCATAGCCAGGGTGTCTCTTGGAGCCTTTATATCTTTGTCTCTGTACCTCTCCTTGCGCCCGTGTTTAGGGAATCTCCTCCAAATTTGTCTTCCTACATTTTGGGTTATGTCTTTGTTCCTCTAGGGGTTCTCTCTTTGGGAATACGCCAGTGCAAGTTGAGGTCCATGGGAATGGGAAAGAGAGCAGggcttccttcctgcccccatcTAGAGGCGACTGAAACCCAAGGATGGCCACACAGTGTCAGGGCCTGGCCACGACCAGGTCGCTTCTCATTCAGGGCACAAGCACCTGGTCGATGCCCCGcggtccccccgccccgccgccctcttccagcccctcccccgccccctccgcccgcctggaaaaggcaaatttgacatttttaaatccCGAGCCTTAGAGGGATCGATGCGGCCCGGGGGCCCCGCCCGGGGTCGATATTCCTGATTGGGAAGCGGCCGCTGCGCGGAGTCCGCGTGTAAATCACCcggactgggggagggggcacgggCGCCAACCGCGTCCCCAGCAAGCGGAGCCAGGCGGGGTCCCGGCCCGGGCCGACCCTAGGGCAATGGAATGAGGAGACCCACTGGCCTCAGAGACCGGGAGACAAGCCCGCCCAGGggctctcccccctcccggccCAGCTCTGCCAACTCTGCGGGCCGGCTCCGTCTCGCTTCAGCGGCCGCCACCCTCCGTTGCCCCTGGAGCCGCCGGGGAGGCCGGTGTCGGAGCCAGCCATGCGGCGGCTCCTCTCAGGCCGCTCCCGCGGGGCCTGGGCTTTGGCGGCGGCTGTCACGAAGCCGACATGCCGGGCGGGCCGGCAGGGGCGGGTGGCgggggagaggagtggggggaggaaggcTGGGGCGGCTCTGGCTCACAGTGGGCGCGCAACAGATGTTTGCGCTATTGAGGGACAAGGTGGTGTGGGGCACCCGGAGGCGCggagcctggggctggagggcgCGCGTGGGGCAAGGGGTGGCCTAGACTTATGGGGAGTGGGAGTCTGGCCACCCAGCGGGGGTGAGAGGAGCTCTGGGGACGGCTGAGCTGAGATAGACCCCCTCCCGCTATGACCAGGGtataaagaacaaaacagaatggataagCAGGGAAGTTTGGGCCCCACCTGCAACGGCCTCCGCGGCCCCTACCCTCCAATCCTCACAGTTCTcttttggagaaactgaggcagccgAGGCTGAGAAGGGCCAGGAAGGTTAAAAGCGGGATCAGCAACGAGGCTGGGACGCCAACCAGACTTCCCGCGTGGGTCCCCGGATTCACCCGCCCGCCCCGGTCCTTTCGTGGGTAAATACTCCGCCACGTCCCCCACCGCAGTTGAGACCCTCCCCTCCCGCTTCAGCTTGTCAgatccccccactcccaccccccgccAGTTTATAGAACAACAATTTGGGGAAAACAATCCGGGCCGAGTGACGGCCCCGTAATTGTGACAAAGTGAGTGCGGGCGGCTGGAGAGAGCGCTAGGGCGGGAGCGCGGCGGGGCGAGGCGGAGGCAGGGGCGCCTCCTGCCCGCCCCGCCGCCCTCTCGTTCTCATTCCGGTCACCTCCCATCCTCTCCTTGACTCTTCTCCAATTCTTCTCCCGGCCCCTCGCGCCTCCCTTCGCTTGTTCCTCCATcgctcttccctttcctctcggTAACGGCTcctctcccgcccccacccccgaccgCCCCTCCCTCGATGTGCTTTTTCTCCGCtcacttctccctctcttctccgcCCCCCACTCGTTTCTCCATCTTTTCCGCGCACTCCTGTCGCCCTTGGGCCCCTGGCTCCCACCGTACAATCCGCTCTCTCCCCGCCCAGCCCTCGCTTCCTGAGCTGGAACCCTGAGCACCCTCCCCGACCGCCACTCTCTGGGAGGTCAGCTCAGCCCAGCAGCGCTGGGTTCCTCCGGCCTCAGAGCAGGCTGCGCGCGGCCAGGCGGCCAGCCCCTTCCCTCTGCGTTCCGCCGCTGCTTCCCCCACCCCGCTTCCAGCGCCGGGAGCGAGTTTGTTTGTCCAgcggcggccgccgccgcccgaGCTGTTTGCCGAGCTTAGCGCGCCGCCTCTCAGTGCGGGCCCAATTAAGTCTCATTCATTATTCAGCGCCCtgtccgcccccgcccccagctggcAGCTCCCGCGTCGCTTTGgggcccctcccagccctggcccctcGGTGAGCCTTAAGGCGCCTTAGGAGAGCCATGTTCCCTCCCCAGGCCGGGATAAAGGCTGAGGGGCTGGCAGTGTGGGGGCCACcagacccaccccacccccaggtcaaGACTGGGGACTTTGGAGAGCCAAGCCTTTCctctacagaggaggaaacaggcccaAGAAACTacgtgacttggccaaggtcacgtagcagagccaggatgggAGCCCAGGGCATTGAAGCGAAGGCATCTTGCATCCCAGCTCTTTCCCAGCGTCgaggtgggaggaaggcagaCGACTCTGGTGCTGCGGCTTCGCTCTCGCTCTGCTCTCTGGGTGGGACGCATATCCCTTTTTGCTAGTGTTTCTGCCTCTCGCCCATAGCCTTCAGGATACAGCAGGCTCGGGCTCCCACTAGGTCTGGAGGCCCCTCAGGTTCAGGCTCAGGTCTAGACGTAATTCCCCTGACTAgcaggcctgggggcggggcaaATGAGGCAAACTCGGGCTGGGGGTCCTCTCTGCAGTCAGTCCGTGGGTGAGTCGGCCTTAGAGGAATTGGAAGTGGAGCCATCCAAGGCCGTCTTGAAAAACAACGGAGTAGGAAGAGCGTGCACCCTGAGAGGGACAAGTCACCCCCTCATTTGTAGGGATGGAAAGGGGCGATCAAAGGCCTATTTTTGCGTTTATAGCGAGCCACTCGGGGCTGCTTTGCCCCGGCAACTGGACAAGGTGAGTCTGGAGacccgcccggccccgcccttCCGTGAGCGGCAGCGCCACCTGGCGACGGTGGTGCAGCGGTGCAAGCGCGCTCGGTCTGGAGTGGGGCGCTGCGCCAGCCTGGGTAGGCTGGATTCGCCCTGAGAGCCTCACACCGGGTTTACCCGACAGGGCGGGCGAGAGGAGCCGAGGCTGAAAGGTGATCCCAAGGGgaccgggtgtgtgtgtgtgtgtggggggggtgcttAGGGAGGGGCCTGACCCGGACGGCCCCACTTCCGTGACACagcaaacacagaaagacaaagtcCATTTGGATGGAAGTGAGAGCGGAGTGACAGGGGCCATTTTGACTCTGTAGCCAAAGGAAATGACTGGTCTGACGGGGTCTGGGAGCCGGGGTACCCAGGTACGGCAGTCCACCCTGGGACTAGCGAGTAACTGGCTTGTGGTCTTGAGGCCTACTAGGGGGGAGATGCTGGCAGGCACACGTTGGCATCTGGCTTGGTATTCTGGGGGTTCAACCGGCCTCTTTGGAGAGACTCCAAGTCTGCCCTGGAAGGAGGTGGTTGAACTATGGAGTGCCAGGGTTTAGGTCAAAACGTTAGTTTAACAGAACTGTTTAAGTGAAGGGACTTGAGGACCTCTTTCAAATTTGACTTGTGGGAAGATTTCGTGGCCTGGAGAGATGGGAAGGCTGGAGAGGAACCTTGGCCATGTGTCTGAGGGCGGCCATAGTGCGAATCTGAGGAGGGCTAGGGATGCCAGGGGACTTTCAAAATGTGTGGGAACTTTAGAAGGGTATTCTGTTCACTCCTGTTCACTCCATTCTCCCATGAATCATTCCGGGAACCAGTGGTCTGAAATTTAAGCTTCTGCTTTTCTGTCCATGTGCTGAGTTCTAAACCAActgaaagcatttaaaacatttttctccctTAAATTTGGAGTTGGCTGTgcttataaaaaacagaaatgaagggcgcctgggtggttcagtgggttaagccaccgatttcggctcaggtcatggtctggtgatttgtgggttggagccccgcatccggctttgtgctgacagctcagagcctggagcctgctttggattctgtgtctccctccctctctgtccctcccctgcttgtgtgctctctgtctctctctttctctctcaaaaataaacttaaaaaacaaacagaaatgaggAGCCAGACCAAAGGGTATGGGAGAACCCGCATTTCAGGGACACTCAGGAAGATCTGCGCTTATTATTGGAAGGAGAAATGGTTACTCTTAGGGGCCTGGATATAGTCTTATGACTGCTTTTTTCATCTCCTAGGGTCTGGGACCATGACAGCCATGTTTCTCACAGATGACCCCAGATTTCTGCACTCTGGGCAGTATGTCAGGTGCCACTGGACTTGATCTGACACCCTTTACCTAAAGGATGGCCAAAGGGCTCTTGGTGACCTATGCCCTTTGGGCTGTAGGAGGCCCTGCTGGGCTCCACCACCTGTACCTGGGGAGGGACACTCATGCACTGCTCTGGATGCTTACCCTGGGGGGTGGCGGGCTGGGCTGGCTCTGGGAATTCTGGAAGCTCCCGAGCTTTGTAGCTCAGGCCAACAGAccccagaggcagaggcagagctcAGTAGGGAGGACACCCCCTCTCAGTTTCATTCGCTTTGTTGCCCAAGTGATAGTGGGCATCTATTTTGGCCTGGTGGCTCTCATTAGCCTTTCTTTCATGGCCAACTTCTATATTGTGGGCCTCCCACTGGCAGTTGGCTTAGGGGTCTTGCTTGTGGCTGCTGTTGGCAACCAGACCTCAGACTTTAAGAATACGCTAGGGGCAGCATTTCTTATTTCCCCTATCTTCTACGGCCGCCCCGTAGCCATCCTTCCCATCAGCTTGGCTGCCAGCATCACAGCCCAGAAGCATCGCCGCTATAAGACTTCAGTTGGGTCAGAAACACTCAGTGTCCGGCTCTACCGTCTGGGCTTGGCTTACCTTGCTTTCACAGGCCCACTAGCCTATAGCACCTTCTGCAACACAGCAGCCACCCTTAGCTATGTGGCAGAGACCCTTGGCTCCTTTTTGAGTTGGTTCAGCTTCTTCCCCCTCCTTGGCCGCATCACAGAGTCTGTCTTCCTTCTGCCTTACCGGATCTGGAGGCTGCTGGTGGGGGATCCTGGTTTCAGCAACAACTCCTTCCGTGAGTGGGAGAAGCTCTATGAGTTTGTTAACAGTTTTCAGGATGAGAAGCGTCAGCTGGCTTACCAGGTAAGTCTTTGTTCCCTCTCATTCCTGTCTGGGACAGCTCTGAGAGTTAGGCTAAGCCTTACTGGAACTGATGCCCCGTATATGGGAGTATATGTTTTCATGTCTGCTGGGTTGGGCCCTAGAAGGGTGTCCGGCTTTCTTTGGGCTTCTGTGTGCAATGGGTGAAGGTACAGGGTCACTAACAGTGAGTGGGAAAAGATAGGTatatattgtttactttttattgaggtgtaacatatataaagtaacatataacatatatggtgcctcggtggctcagtcaattaagcatctgactcttgatagtgactcaggtcgtgatctcacagtggtgagatcaagccctgtgttgggccgtATGCTGATGACGCATTTTATGTATACATCTATGTAACCACCACTCAAACCAAGGTATAGAATATATCCAGCACCAAGAAGTTTCCCTTGTGTCCCTTCTCGCTCTAGACTCCTTTCCTTGGAAGAATCTCTATTCTGACTTCTATTACCGTAGATTAGTTTTGTCCATTCTTGaacttcatacaaatggaatcattcGGTATATACTATTATgtctgacttttttcctttttatttattttttatttgttattatttttttaacatttatttttgagacagagagagacagagcatgaacgggggagggtcagagagagagggagacacagaatccgaaacaggctccaggctctgagctgtcagcacagagcccgacgcggggctcgaactcacggactgcgagatcatgacctgaactgaagtcggatgctcaaccgactgagccacccaggcgcccctgacttttttcctttttaaattaacttatttttattttatttttttaaagtaggctccacacctagcgtggacttgaactcacaaccctgagatcaagagtcacatgcctgagacagccaggcaccccatgtctgatttctttcattcaacattatgtTCGTGAGATTTATTCATACTGTTGCATGCACTATGAATAAGTACTGTAACATTTATAAATTGTTTCCATTGTTgtgtagtatcccattgtataaatatactacACGGTATCTATCCATTCCTATTGTTAATGAACATTTAGGTTAGTTCCAATTTGGGGCCATtctaaataaagctgctgtgaacattcttgtacatgtctttggTGGACGTATATGCTTATTTCTCTTTCAAGGAAGAGATCTTGTGAGGATGGCGAAGTCCCAGGTTAGAAAACGGGCAGCTGTGGTTCAAAGCAAAGCTTGGTTCTTGCCATCAGATCCAGAGCTAGCCCATGTTTCAAAAGGCTggaattctaggggcacctgggtggctcagtcggttaagcgtctgactcttggtttcggctcaggtcgtggtctctctgtttcatgggttcaagccctgcattgggctctgtgctgatgacatgGAGTcaccttggggttctctctctccctcgctctctgcccctcctccacttgcactgtctctgtctctctcaaaataaataaataaactcaaaaaaaaaaaaaaaaaaaaagaaaaaaggctggaATTCTAATCTGAGGTTCTGGGCCTTTCTCTCAGGCAAGTAAAAGCCGACTCCAGAGATAGCACAGCCTGATTTAGCAAGGAAGTGGGGAGAGACCCAGGTTCTCTGAAACGTGTGGAATTCTAATTTTCACCTTCTGTTTCCCTAAGGTTTTGAGTGTCTCAGAGGGggcaacaaatgaagaaatacatcGAAGATACCGGGAGCTAGTGAAGATCTGGCACCCTGATCACAACCGACACCAGACAGAGGAGGCTCAGAGGCACTTCCTGGAGATCCAGGCTGCATATGAAGCCCTGAGTCAGCCCAGAAAGCCCAAGGGATCCTGGAGGTGAGAAGAAATTGCCCCTTGAGGGTGGACTCTTCCTGGCAGAGCTGAGCAGCTTGTCCCAACCCAGCTTTGCCCGCACAGGTCATCCCAACAGCATTGAAGAACTGGTCTGTTTGCAGTGGAGATGAGAAAACCTTAAAGGAGTGAGAAAGCTATTGTAGTGGAATAACGTTTCTGTTTTGAATTTCTCAATTGTCGGTTATTGTATTCCTGATAAGTTCTTCCTAAAACTAGATAGTGAAATTAAAGGCATGTTATAAAACCAATAAGATATCTTTTAGAGAATATACAACCTTGCCCACCCTGGTACATTGATGAGCGATGGAAGAAGATTGTTtaacaatttcttttctctttctctcgttttctttctttctttctttctttctttctttctttctttctttcatatgcAAAGTACTGAGTTAGGAGattgaaggaaaaatatgaaggTTCTCATATTTCACAAGCTGTCCTGTGGCAATAGGGATTTGATTTGATCTATTCTGTAGATTACCAATGG
This window contains:
- the DNAJC22 gene encoding dnaJ homolog subfamily C member 22 isoform X2, encoding MAKGLLVTYALWAVGGPAGLHHLYLGRDTHALLWMLTLGGGGLGWLWEFWKLPSFVAQANRPQRQRQSSVGRTPPLSFIRFVAQVIVGIYFGLVALISLSFMANFYIVGLPLAVGLGVLLVAAVGNQTSDFKNTLGAAFLISPIFYGRPVAILPISLAASITAQKHRRYKTSVGSETLSVRLYRLGLAYLAFTGPLAYSTFCNTAATLSYVAETLGSFLSWFSFFPLLGRITESVFLLPYRIWRLLVGDPGFSNNSFREWEKLYEFVNSFQDEKRQLAYQVLSVSEGATNEEIHRRYRELVKIWHPDHNRHQTEEAQRHFLEIQAAYEALSQPRKPKGSWR
- the DNAJC22 gene encoding dnaJ homolog subfamily C member 22 isoform X1; the encoded protein is MAKGLLVTYALWAVGGPAGLHHLYLGRDTHALLWMLTLGGGGLGWLWEFWKLPSFVAQANRPQRQRQSSVGRTPPLSFIRFVAQVIVGIYFGLVALISLSFMANFYIVGLPLAVGLGVLLVAAVGNQTSDFKNTLGAAFLISPIFYGRPVAILPISLAASITAQKHRRYKTSVGSETLSVRLYRLGLAYLAFTGPLAYSTFCNTAATLSYVAETLGSFLSWFSFFPLLGRITESVFLLPYRIWRLLVGDPGFSNNSFREWEKLYEFVNSFQDEKRQLAYQVLSVSEGATNEEIHRRYRELVKIWHPDHNRHQTEEAQRHFLEIQAAYEALSQPRKPKGSWRSSQQH